The following proteins are co-located in the Gloeocapsa sp. DLM2.Bin57 genome:
- a CDS encoding dynamin family protein — protein sequence MISLPPSCQNLPELVTTLLELWSLESSLKSQHDPTPIETSLKKAIAPQFEIVFAGAFSAGKSMLINAILEKELLYSSEGHATGTECYIYYAESNQERVVLTFLSKQEISQQVEVLTSILGINGEINLEKITTIEEIQQLAEKIIYSEGGESKSEKAKQAKALLLLLEGYQQNSNYLHPSQNNTYSMEQLNFGNLNEAASYARRGSNSAILKKLEYYCHHPLLQDGNVLVDLPGIDAPVKKDAELTYQKITDPDTSAVVCVLKAGAAGEMSSEETRLLETIKSNKGIRDRVFYVFNRIDETWYNAQLRQRLENLIQSQFYDTNRVYKTSGLLGFYGSLIKHSNSSDRWGLNSFLAKNVKNLGGEEDTPQFVSEFNNYCANSQKLTRTKFRVDVKSYETAAENYVRILAEWGQPLIEQLINDSGIEEFRQGMTRYLTEEKRPQLFSNLADDLQPLCINLRNHYLTQITELSSQPQEIEAMKAQELARLHQELQQIGEEFQLHISQEVNLIIVNQNEEFEQDFHRLQGKMVNRLDELLHSFSVANAYKRATLAHPRNATAPLIAILVEALYYLANELEDVLVSESQRIITNVSERLLNTIGNTDYYRKLYRLLGNDGGITESIKRLEIALNHAIVSQARTECDRYVRESPRFYDEGTFSIYQFRETLQQTSQGYDCETMVEAEPAIRQLLKLDFEPKVSATIRRNFRQTFNQTLKTQLLPMAEQQSEEIIQQYTAARAYLEQNLVKEAEEKIARNSQLQAQTIINMKRYNEAVQGINNCLESMQVYEYQLPLISPTEITTEEVTE from the coding sequence ATGATTTCACTACCGCCTAGTTGTCAAAATTTACCAGAATTAGTCACCACTCTCCTAGAATTGTGGTCACTTGAATCAAGCTTAAAATCACAACATGATCCTACTCCTATAGAAACATCCCTGAAAAAAGCGATCGCCCCTCAATTTGAGATTGTCTTCGCGGGAGCTTTTAGCGCGGGAAAATCTATGCTAATCAACGCTATCTTAGAGAAAGAATTACTTTATAGTTCAGAAGGTCACGCTACAGGAACTGAATGCTATATTTATTACGCTGAGTCTAATCAAGAAAGAGTGGTACTCACTTTTTTAAGTAAACAGGAAATCAGCCAACAAGTAGAAGTTTTAACTAGTATTCTCGGTATTAATGGGGAAATCAACCTCGAAAAAATTACCACAATAGAGGAAATACAACAGTTAGCCGAGAAAATTATTTACTCAGAAGGAGGAGAAAGTAAATCAGAAAAAGCTAAACAAGCTAAAGCACTACTTTTACTATTAGAAGGATATCAACAAAATAGTAATTACCTCCATCCTTCCCAGAATAACACCTACTCAATGGAGCAGTTAAATTTTGGTAATCTCAATGAAGCTGCTAGTTATGCTCGTCGGGGAAGTAATAGCGCTATTCTTAAAAAGCTAGAATATTATTGTCATCATCCATTGCTACAAGATGGGAACGTTTTAGTTGACTTACCAGGTATTGACGCTCCCGTTAAAAAAGATGCTGAGTTAACCTATCAAAAAATTACCGATCCTGACACCTCTGCTGTAGTTTGTGTACTTAAAGCAGGTGCAGCAGGAGAAATGAGCAGTGAAGAAACCAGATTATTAGAAACAATTAAAAGCAATAAAGGAATTCGCGATCGCGTTTTCTATGTATTTAATCGTATCGACGAAACCTGGTATAACGCTCAATTGCGTCAGCGATTAGAAAACCTGATTCAGTCACAATTTTATGACACCAATCGAGTATATAAAACCAGTGGATTATTAGGATTCTACGGGAGTTTAATTAAGCATAGCAATAGTAGCGATCGTTGGGGATTAAATTCATTCCTAGCTAAAAATGTGAAAAATTTAGGAGGGGAAGAAGATACACCGCAATTTGTCAGTGAATTTAACAATTATTGTGCTAATTCCCAAAAACTAACCCGCACTAAATTTCGCGTTGACGTCAAAAGCTACGAAACCGCAGCAGAAAACTACGTTAGAATTCTAGCAGAATGGGGACAACCATTGATTGAGCAGTTAATTAACGATAGTGGTATAGAAGAATTTCGTCAGGGAATGACTCGCTATCTCACCGAAGAAAAACGCCCCCAATTATTCTCTAATCTCGCTGACGATTTACAACCCCTGTGTATCAATCTGCGCAATCACTACTTAACTCAAATAACCGAATTATCCAGTCAACCTCAAGAAATAGAAGCGATGAAAGCGCAAGAATTAGCGCGTCTTCATCAAGAGTTGCAACAAATTGGCGAAGAATTTCAACTGCATATCAGTCAAGAAGTCAATCTTATCATAGTGAATCAAAACGAGGAATTTGAGCAGGATTTCCACCGACTCCAGGGGAAAATGGTTAATCGTCTCGATGAGTTATTACACAGTTTTTCTGTAGCTAACGCTTATAAACGTGCTACTCTGGCTCATCCTCGCAACGCTACTGCACCACTTATCGCTATTTTAGTAGAAGCACTGTATTATCTAGCTAACGAGCTTGAGGATGTCTTAGTATCAGAATCCCAACGCATCATTACTAACGTCAGCGAAAGATTGTTAAACACTATTGGCAATACCGACTATTATCGCAAACTTTATCGACTCCTAGGCAATGATGGAGGTATCACCGAAAGTATTAAACGGCTAGAAATTGCCTTAAATCATGCTATTGTTAGTCAAGCTAGAACAGAATGCGATCGCTATGTGCGTGAAAGTCCTCGTTTTTACGATGAGGGAACATTTTCTATCTACCAATTTCGGGAAACCCTCCAACAAACGTCACAAGGGTATGATTGTGAAACTATGGTAGAAGCAGAGCCTGCGATTCGTCAACTCCTTAAATTAGATTTTGAACCCAAAGTATCTGCAACAATTCGCCGTAATTTTCGTCAGACATTTAATCAGACATTGAAAACGCAATTATTACCAATGGCTGAACAACAATCAGAAGAAATTATCCAACAATATACAGCAGCTCGCGCTTATTTAGAACAAAATCTAGTCAAAGAAGCTGAGGAAAAAATAGCTCGTAATTCTCAACTACAAGCTCAAACTATAATTAATATGAAAAGATATAATGAAGCGGTTCAAGGTATTAATAATTGTTTAGAGTCTATGCAGGTTTACGAATACCAATTACCCCTAATCAGCCCAACAGAAATAACTACTGAGGAAGTAACAGAATGA